In the Rhododendron vialii isolate Sample 1 chromosome 2a, ASM3025357v1 genome, atgaagagagagagagtataaagATGTTTCTGCTTCCGTCGACTAGGGATACTGATgatattaaaatgaaaaaaaatagtaataagtGAAATTAGGGGTGTTAGAAGAAAACCGTCTGAACTGTAAAATCGAGACTGAACCGTCTTATTTGGTCCGTTCTACGGTAAGATTATGGTTCTAAAAAATATAGAAAGACATATGTgtataattaaatatgtatttgaatttggtaggttaatttTTTCCTTGATAATCTTAATTTattaggaaagtttttattttcttcttcctttcatATTTAAGCAGATTATCTTcttgtttttaattttatgagttcatattttgtgaataagtgtttggatgcttattggatagaatcggaaccaaaccaaaatcggACCAgtcttgtggtttggttctggttaggttccatgtatatattggttaggttctggttcctaattttttagaaccgtttgaaatggtccggttactgattttctagagaaccgaccaatccggaccgtgaACACCTCTAAGTGAAATCTACTAAACTGCAATAACCTCCCTATATTTTTGTCTAATATCATAGATGCCCCCCATATTTTAATTACTATATAAATGAACCTTTTCCTTCATTCATTTCCCATGTTACCACTTACCACTACCATGTTTAGTACGTACAGTAATTGAATTTGTctatgccaaaaaaaataaattaaaattgcGAATAAAGTTGGTGGTAAAgttcaaaaagaataaatttggTGATAGATAAATAGTTTTGTAGATGCTAAGCAAAAACTACATTCGTAACAGAAAATTTATTCCACTTAATTTTTCCATTatatttcccttttttcttttttccatccCTCCGTGAGTATTGTTAGAGAGATAGACTCGAACAAATTCAAATTCGGTTAAATAATCCACATGTATTTAACAATCCGTGCTTGTATTTATGTTTGGATCTGTTACGTATTTGATACCAAATTTGACAATGGTTGGCTATACAGACACTTCAACATAAATAGATTTGCATTTGAATTTTAGGGGACGTTTGGAAGTGAATTAATTTTAGATTTAGAAATGGGGATTTATATTATAGAGGTCTAAAtcgtatacaaaaaaaaaaaaatgtttgtatTTGAATGATATGCGTAGAATGAATTTGTCGAAAGGGTTTCGTGAGTATAGGTACAATCAGAATCGAAAAAATTCATCCagatgttattttttaattccaCATTCCCCAGTCCATTTCAGATTGTATTTTGACAGAATAATTTCAATAATCCGCAAGTATGAATTCTACATTCCCTTTAGGGTGTTTTGAGTTTGAACAGGATGAATCTGAGTAAATAAGCATGTATATCTTTCCCTGATTTTCATTCTCATTGTACTACGGGGTTCATCACGTCGGACAATGAATTCATCACCACATACTCTGAAACGAAATAAATAACCACAACCTAACACGCCATTCTCATTGAACCTAAATAATCCCGTTGGGTTGTTCACCTTTTTCGCGAGTGTACATGAGAGTGCAACAAAATCGTCATTGCGTAAATGAAACTACAACCGAAAATAATTCCTTTGATAACAATAAAGATCCAAACTACTTAATTACCCTCCATGAAGTTGAGGTATCACATCTAGTAAATCAAAACTGTGATTGATCTCGGAATGTGTAAATATGATCAATGTTAAGACTATCGAGGGAGGTGGGATGAacaatttttgtaatttgttcaTCTACGTTTAATGTAAGTCCTGGCTGCCTCAATCTTTCTGTGGAGTTCCCAGAAAGCTAGCAACACGCTCTTGCTTTGCTCCCGTCCTGTGGTCGTAGTACTCAACAACTGCAGCTCCAGCCAATGCAGCAAGCGTTAGTGCCTGCGCGTGCAACCTgatttcccaaaacaaaaacagctGTTACATACATGATGCAACTGTCTGAATAAATTCAAGGGAAATGTATCAAATTCAGAGGGCTACTGCAAAAAAGCTTACTGCTGACAGCAGAAGATGAAAAAGACGTAAACAATAAGGTAATAGTTTGGTAACAagtaaacaagaagaaaaaaaatttggctaTCACATGGGTGGAAGTCTCAGAACTGATATTTGATGCCCTCTTAAGCAAGCCTCGGAGTGCAACGAACACCCATACCTAAAACTAGTAACCTTTTGCAGTTTCACCAGTAGAATGGTCTAAAATAGCAACAGCAGCTAGCTCTTCATTGTTTTAGAAGAAGCTTTAAACATTGTCCATGCCTAAAGTACCATCATATCACAAAACTCAAGTGGCAGTCGTGATAATTCCTTGAAAGTACCTCCAAAGACATCCAAACAACCAAAAGCATGGTTAAGCGCATTTAAAGAAGGTAGTTCCTAAAAGGATCAGTACGGAACGGTGGCTCACTATGTGGTCTAGGGGTACTCTCTTTAGATGCGCGCCTTTCTATAAGTATTTTTATCCTAGCCAACAAATTGAGCCTTAAATAGGCGAAGGAGTGGCgtctctcttcttttccctGTTACTCCCTTGGCTTCTTAAGGTCAGTACAGAGGAAGGGAAGGGCGCTGGCGGCTCCCTTAATCAAGGAGGGGATTATAGCAACATCTTCAAGTACCACAATAATAGGCGATGACAAGTACCACATTTCTGGAAAAACTATACACCTAGAAGTATTTCAGGGATGCTGACCACATGAGAAGTTCTGACTTTTGATACTAACTGCACTATGCACCGAAGCATTGCTACTGGCTCAGGCACTAGAAAGGGGGCTCGATTCAGTCCAAATGAATCATCATCATTCACGTACCATTTAAAGAAATGAACGACTCAAAACCAACTCAAAACATAGACCATTATCTACTCATCATATCAACCCAATGACTAACTAGCCAAACCTTATTCTGATGGAATATTTGTCATAAATTTATCATGTCTCTACTTATAGACAGACGTCTTCTACAAAATTATGATCTCTTGAAAAGCAACAAAAGGGAGTTAACATTATTCACTCTTCAAACACTTTCAAATAACAGGGCCGAGGGCACCTAAGAATTCCTATTAACAAAACCCGAATTGAATACTCATGTAAGTCATGTTTATGCTACCAATAACCAATTCTTATGAAATGATAGGATGAGACGGGACAGAGGCTGGGAAAAATTGAGCATCCGACCTTGTGATTCAATGGCTATTAACTCAGAATCTTCTAACAAACTTCACATTATCTTTGCAAAACAAATAGCATTAAACTAGTTCAAGGGATCTTATAGTTATCTCTTCTTGTCCTTTTGGACACGCAAGGTTCTAGTAATTTCACAAGAATCGTTTACCTATAAAACATTTCACATAGAAGGATTCATATAGTGGGAGGAACATTCTAAAAATCAAGTCCTCAGGATATTAACCTATGAAACATTTCACATAGAAGGATTCATATAGTGGGAGGAACATTCTAAAAATCAAGTCCTCAGGAAAATAAGGTACCAATTACTAATGGTTAAAATCGTAGATGCTGCTTTCTAATCTAGAAATCTAAGATTATATATAAACCAGAATTCATCAACAGAATTATCATGAAACTTGAATTGATCAATTTCATCGCTTTGCCAATCCCAAACAACGAAAGAAAGTCAGAAACCAATCTGAGATGTGCATACACGAAAGGGATAACGAAATTTCTGTTTGCTGCCCACAAACTTTCAACGAAAACAAGTGGGGAAAATTGATATATCAAAACTTCTTGCAGATTTTCCTTATTCCCGGTATAATCTCAGGGAACCAAGCAGATTTTGGTAGAAGGGTGAGCATTTTACAGCTCCTTTGGATAGTAAGAAACGACATGATAAGAGAGGGGAGCCTTTTCCCCCACAAGTGGGTGGGATTGGGCCCAAAATAGTTGAAGTGCAAGTAAGCTTGCCCGAACACcagagttataaaaaaaaaaaaaaagaccttttctcacaaaatctcGCCATTTTCGTAAAACTTGGCGAGGAAGCCAATCAAAAGATatcatttttgtacttttctctccatttcttgcCAAATTACCCAATCAAATAAGTGATTTGGCAAGAAACtccaatcctttcttttcttttcaatccaaagggctGTGGTCCTGTGGATAGGCATGTGAGAATGTTGTCGTACCTAGCATGGATGATCTTAACGCTGGTTTTCATGTTGGGTTGGGACCAGTTGTAGGCGATCGAACCCGCTATCCCGCTTAGCCACAAACATCCTTCAACAAAcgaaaaattcaaaccaaaacccatgaaaatcgATGCCAAAAGCCAGAAACCCATATACACAAACAAGCATATGTAAGAtgtatacacacaaaaaatgatgagagagagagagagagagagatattacCAACGGTGCGAAGCTTGTGATCGACGACCCATTCCCTGAGAGATTGAATGGTGTTCTTCGCTTCTTCACCCATTTTCCTCGATTGCTTCTCTGGGAGAAATTGGTGTTTTTTGCCTAAATAGTAAACGTGGTGGTTTTCGTTTTCGTTTTCGTTTTGGTTTGCAGGAGTATAGGCCGCCACCTGTTCGATGTTCTTTGCTCCACCAGGCTGGCAGGCTATGTTCGGAactcaaggaaaagaaagaaaaaataaaaaaattctcttttaTTGTTTGGCTAGAATAGATTGTTTAGTTGGGGAGAGaaacagagaaaaaaataaaaattttaaatttagtgaataacaaatttttttacggAGCCTAATTTGTCTATTTTTATTAAAGAAATTAACTTGTTTACGAAAGGGTGTAAACATAGGGCTTGCACCCCCGCCATGTGGGGGCTCTATCGGCAATTTATCATAATAATTTGAACGGTTCATCTAGTAGGGTATGTAGAGTAGTGTATGTACGCAAAAAAACTAGCTTAACCCAACATCAATATacatatcaaaaattaaattttgatttataaaatcaaCCACCTGAATTCTGTCAatagtttttaagttaaaataaGCCAAAACTTAAGCCAAAAATACATGGATGAGTCACATAGCATGCGGGCATAAGTTAGAGCGGGAAGGATGGGAAATAAGTTTAGTGCGAAGAATGgactaaattaaaaaagaagaagttaaatttaagttaagtgcACCCTAAAGATTGATGGTCTGAGATAGGATGATTTTAagtaagaaaaattctaaaataagcCCATTgagctgacaataataagtgtttgaatgtatattaaatggtgcaaaaagtacacaaaattacgtgttttttttgttttctagtgtACTTATCATCAGCTCAATAGACTGacggctgacaatagcaagaccgtttaaGTAA is a window encoding:
- the LOC131317666 gene encoding uncharacterized protein LOC131317666, whose product is MGEEAKNTIQSLREWVVDHKLRTVGCLWLSGIAGSIAYNWSQPNMKTSVKIIHARLHAQALTLAALAGAAVVEYYDHRTGAKQERVASFLGTPQKD